The region TGCATTTAAATCCCGATTAAAAAGTGTTTTAAGTGTTTGAATGATCATAATTAATCTCTGTTTTTTATAGGAATCCAGATTTCTTCTTCAGAATCAGGATCGTCTTTTTTGTATTTTTCGTCCATTACAGCAAAATGTGGTCTGTCATCTACAGTATATTCTGAATTGGGCAGCCATTCTGCAAAAATAGTATGATAGGTTTTATGTCCTTCACTGGCGGGACCTTTATGGATAAAAACGGCATACAAGCTATTTGGAATTAACAAAGTTTCCATTTCATCCGGAATGGTATTGAAATCGGTTACTTCAACAGCCGCCCATTTTTGAAAGGTTCTGCCTGAATCAAAATTATCAAAATAGTTTAAAGGAAATACTTCAAGCGAATATAAATTGGCATCCACTTTATTGGTGATTTCTTTTTGCTTTGGCATAAAACTACTCCACAATTGAAACGTTTTATTTTCAATAAAGGACATTTCAATATGTTTTCCGATTAATTTTTTTTCGATTGCGGTTTTAATTTTTGCTTCCATTTTTTATTTAGGATTTATTTTATACTTAACCGAGTAAGTTTCGCAAAGAGAGAAATAACCTAAAGGATAATTATCTTTATTGGTTACATTGACAATATTTCCTTTTACAGTTGCAGGAGGAGACTGAAAAGGACCTCCAACATTACTTCCGGCAACACTGACTAAAATATTCATATAATTATAGTATTGTTTTGAAATTCCGAAATGGGTTATTTCGATTTCATTTCCAACGACTAAATCTTCGTCATCTGAAAGACTGAAAAACTCATTTCCATTAAAGAATTTGTCCTCATCTGCATAAAAGGTTGATTTCACTTTATTAGGATATACATATTTGTACAAATAGAAATTATCTTCATCTGCAGGATCATTGTAAAATGCCTTTATTTCAATATCTTTTCCTGTAAAGCCACCATTGTTATTTTGTTCTATTCGGGTAATAGGCGCTACAGATTGTAAAATTTCACTTGCAATGTATCGGTTTCCTCTGCTAATTACAGTTAGAGTGTATTTTTCTCCAATAACAGGTTTGAAATTAGTACATACATATTGACCGGTTTT is a window of Flavobacterium crocinum DNA encoding:
- a CDS encoding DUF4249 domain-containing protein, which encodes MRKVTLIILFFISLFLTSCEEVVDVDLDTAPPRLVIEAAINWEKGEKGDEQLVKLTTTTGYFENVIPTISNAIVYIKNSHDEQFNFIEVKKTGQYVCTNFKPVIGEKYTLTVISRGNRYIASEILQSVAPITRIEQNNNGGFTGKDIEIKAFYNDPADEDNFYLYKYVYPNKVKSTFYADEDKFFNGNEFFSLSDDEDLVVGNEIEITHFGISKQYYNYMNILVSVAGSNVGGPFQSPPATVKGNIVNVTNKDNYPLGYFSLCETYSVKYKINPK
- a CDS encoding GyrI-like domain-containing protein, with protein sequence MEAKIKTAIEKKLIGKHIEMSFIENKTFQLWSSFMPKQKEITNKVDANLYSLEVFPLNYFDNFDSGRTFQKWAAVEVTDFNTIPDEMETLLIPNSLYAVFIHKGPASEGHKTYHTIFAEWLPNSEYTVDDRPHFAVMDEKYKKDDPDSEEEIWIPIKNRD